A part of Primulina eburnea isolate SZY01 chromosome 10, ASM2296580v1, whole genome shotgun sequence genomic DNA contains:
- the LOC140803272 gene encoding formin-like protein 20 isoform X1 has protein sequence MALFRRFFYRKPPDRLLEISERVYVFDCCFSTDVLDEDEYRSYMNGIVAQLQDHYPDAAFMVFNFKEGERRSQLSDVLSQYDMTVMDYPRQYEGCPLLPLEMIHHFLRSSESWLSLEGQQNVLLMHCERGGWPVLAFMLAGLLLYRKQYTGEQKTLEMVYKQAPRELLHLLSPLNPQPSQLRYLQYISRRNFGSDWPPSDTPLALDFIIFRNLPLYDGGRGCRPVVRVYGQDPSLKESTRSSKLLFSSSKLKKHIRLYSQEECELVKIGIHCRVQGDVVLECIHFENDLAREEIILRVMLHTAFVRSNVLILARDEVDVLWDAKYQFSKEFRAEVLFSDLNSLPFITTVETESDDGNETEGASPEEFFEAEEIFSSVIDGQEGKGGETNDLTAQASARVDENHHKEILKDELDHHAFQDCAADEAIHIQDIKVDSNNKFVRNGKLESMLGISDVSTNAVTISVNAGMHGNFEEKNKESLEPLSVMEKIENQGSQQNSFADNDNQKLVKGFSMVTIKQPVTNLKPASDAASSNKKTKQQESLGSLARQAKPTSVSRWIPTNKGSYTNSMHVYYPPSRHNSAPAALSLGKGSPGEKSKSPSFTASSESTATTDRPIASGHGKHSSCPSSLDLSPVREVSSTSLPSSPKVESEAHEHIPAPSFPPQPPPPPPPPIFSSASAAIAFPKSSPRPPPPPSLPHSQSTDFTQLLSSTLSPSLPSKNSNLSTNSGVTFLPPSPPPPPPPPPPPPPPPPPSNFSNFQNISRNFPSIPPPPPPPPPPAPPSNLSNFQNVSRILPSKPPSPPPPPPPLPPWSSRSYVLALTPNSPPAPPPPPFTHVSFSQRSSNIEIPLPPSPASLGIQFNHQPTPPIHGVPNFPLRGAPPPPPPPPPPLLGTTQSLSSAPPPPPVHRAPLPPSTRVSSPPPPPPPPPLPLLGTTPSLSSAPPPPPVHRAPLPPSMRVPPPPPPINRVPEPPLPPPMLRALVPPPPPSFPGAPIPPPPPPGGPPSPTPPPTHGAPTPPPPPMFCGPPPPPPSIGRGPPPPPPPPPLGGPPPPPHSPMFGCSPPPPPPPPRGPTPPPPPGGPTPRLTRGAPPPPPLSMFGGPPPPPPPIGRGPPPPPPPMFGGPPPPPPPTGRGPPPPPPPGSRAPGPPAPPGPPRPPGVGPPPPPPFGTKGPAVDGRGLSASGGRVPSRPPGMLGAPAPRRSTLKPLHWSKVTRALQGSLWEELQRYGEPQVAPEFDVLELETLFSATVPKSDSAGGKSGGRRKSAGSKPEKVHMVDLRRANNTEIMLTKVKMPLPDMMAAVLALDESILDADQVENLIKFCPTKEEMELLKGYTGDLDNLGKCEQFFLELMKVPRVESKLRVFLFKILFYSQVSDFKKSLTIVNSSCEEVRQSLKLKEIMKKILYLGNTLNQGTARGAAIGFKLDSLLKLTDTRASNSKMTLMHYLCKVLASKSPSLLDFHKDLISLETASKIQLKSLAEEMQAIIKGLEKVKQELATSENDGPVSETFRRNLTEFVGAAEIEVSSVTNLYSTAGRNADALALYFGEDPARCPFEQVTATLLNFVRLFQKAREENCKQAELEKKKAQKEAEMENAKGINLTKKGVKD, from the exons ATGGCGCTGTTCAGACGCTTCTTCTATAGGAAGCCGCCTGATCGGCTTCTTGAGATTTCTGAAAGGGTATATG TGTTCGATTGCTGCTTCTCCACTGATGTGCTTGATGAAGATGAATACCGATCATACATGAATGGGATTGTGGCTCAGTTACAAGATCACTACCCTGACGCTGCTTTTATGGTTTTTAATTTCAAAGAAGGGGAACGGCGGAGCCAACTCTCTGATGTATTATCTCAGTATGATATGACAGTCATGGATTACCCTCGGCAATATGAAGGGTGTCCCCTTTTACCATTGGAGATGATCCACCATTTCTTAAGATCCAGTGAGAGCTGGTTATCCCTCGAGGGCCAGCAAAATGTTCTTTTGATGCATTGTGAAAGGGGAGGATGGCCTGTCCTTGCATTTATGCTCGCTGGTCTTCTTCTTTACAGAAAACAGTACACTGGTGAGCAGAAGACTTTGGAAATGGTGTACAAGCAGGCACCGAGGGAGCTTCTTCATCTTTTGTCTCCTTTGAATCCACAGCCATCTCAACTTAGATATCTTCAGTACATTTCTAGGAGAAATTTTGGGTCTGATTGGCCCCCATCAGATACACCTCTGGCTTTGGactttataatatttagaaACCTTCCGCTATATGATGGTGGGAGAGGATGCCGACCTGTAGTTCGTGTATATGGTCAGGATCCTTCTTTGAAAGAATCCACTAGAAGTTCAAAGCTTTTGTTTTCATCTTCTAAATTGAAAAAGCATATTCGTCTGTATAGTCAG GAAGAGTGTGAACTAGTGAAAATTGGTATTCATTGCCGTGTTCAAGGAGATGTCGTTCTTGAATGTATCCATTTTGAAAATGATCTAGCGAGGGAGGAAATAATATTAAGAGTTATGTTGCATACTGCATTTGTCAGGTCAAATGTTTTGATACTGGCCCGTGATGAAGTCGATGTTCTCTGGGATGCCAAATACCAATTTTCAAAGGAATTCAGAGCAGAG GTGCTCTTTTCAGACTTAAATTCTCTTCCTTTCATTACCACCGTAGAAACAGAAAGTGATGATGGCAATGAAACCGAAGGTGCTTCACCCGAGGAATTTTTTGAGGCAGAAGAGATCTTCAGCAGTGTAATTGATGGTCAGGAGGGCAAGGGAGGGGAGACTAATGACCTTACAGCCCAAGCTAGCGCTCGAGTTGATGAAAATCATCACAAAGAAATCTTGAAGGATGAGTTGGATCATCATGCATTTCAAGATTGTGCCGCAGATGAGGcaattcacatacaagacatcaAGGTGGATTCAAATAATAAATTCGTACGTAATGGAAAATTAGAATCCATGTTGGGGATATCTGATGTGTCTACTAACGCAGTAACCATATCTGTAAATGCCGGTATGCATGgaaattttgaagaaaagaaCAAGGAAAGTCTGGAACCGCTCTCTGTAATGGAGAAGATTGAAAATCAAGGTTCACAACAGAATTCTTTCGCTGATAATGATAATCAGAAGTTGGTTAAGGGGTTCTCAATGGTCACAATCAAGCAGCCAGTCACCAATTTAAAACCTGCTTCAGATGCTGCTAGTTCCAATAAGAAAACTAAGCAGCAAGAGTCGCTGGGTTCCCTAGCAAGACAAGCAAAGCCAACTTCTGTATCCAGGTGGATACCTACTAATAAAGGTTCTTACACTAATTCAATGCATGTATATTATCCTCCGTCAAGACATAACAGTGCTCCTGCAGCACTATCTCTTGGCAAGGGTTCCCCAGGGGAAAAATCTAAATCCCCATCTTTTACTGCATCTTCAGAATCTACAGCTACAACTGACAGGCCAATTGCATCAGGCCATGGGAAGCATTCATCTTGTCCATCATCATTAGATTTGTCGCCCGTACGAGAGGTCTCTTCCACAAGTCTACCCTCATCACCAAAGGTAGAGAGTGAGGCCCATGAACATATTCCAGCTCCATCATTTCCTCCTCAACCGCCAccacctcctccacctccaATATTTTCATCTGCAAGTGCTGCCATTGCTTTTCCTAAAAGCTCACCACGCCCTCCCCCACCTCCTTCCCTGCCACATTCTCAAAGTACAGATTTTACTCAGTTGCTGTCTTCTACTCTATCACCATCCCTGCCTTCTAAAAATTCAAACTTAAGTACCAATTCGGGGGTGACTTTTCTCCCACCatctcctccacctccaccaccaccaccaccaccaccaccaccaccaccaccaccttcCAACTTTTCCAATTTTCAGAACATTAGTCGAAATTTTCCATCAATACCTCCGCCTCcgcctccacctccaccacctGCTCCACCTTCCAACCTTTCTAATTTTCAGAATGTTAGTCGGATTTTACCATCTAAACCTCCGTCAccgcctcctcctcctcctcctcttcCTCCTTGGTCATCTAGGAGTTATGTTCTAGCACTTACGCCAAATTCCCCACCCGCACCACCGCCTCCACCGTTTACTCATGTATCCTTCTCGCAAAGATCTTCCAATATAGAGATACCTCTACCTCCATCTCCGGCTTCACTTGGCATCCAATTTAACCACCAACCAACACCTCCAATCCACGGGGTCCCAAATTTTCCCTTACGTGGagctccaccacctccacctccacctccccCTCCATTGCTTGGCACTACGCAATCCTTGTCTTCTGCACCGCCGCCACCCCCTGTTCATAGGGCACCACTCCCTCCATCTACGAGGGTGTCatctccacctccacctccccCTCCACCTCCACTTCCGTTGCTTGGCACTACGCCATCCTTGTCTTCTGCACCGCCACCACCCCCTGTTCATAGGGCACCACTCCCTCCATCTATGAGGGtgccacctccacctccaccaatCAATAGAGTCCCTGAACCACCTTTGCCTCCTCCTATGCTCCGGGCCTTAGTGCCGCCACCACCACCTTCTTTTCCAGGTGCCCCAATACCACCTCCGCCACCTCCTGGTGGTCCACCTTCACCTACACCTCCTCCTACACATGGAGCCCCAACGCCACCTCCTCCACCCATGTTTTGTGGCccacctccaccacctccaTCCATAGGTAGAGGCCCacctccaccacctcctcctccaccCCTCGGAGGCCCACCTCCACCACCTCATTCGCCCATGTTTGGTTGCTCGCctccacctcctcctcctcctcctagaGGCCCaacacctcctcctcctcctggaGGCCCAACACCTCGTCTTACACGTGGAGCCCCACCTCCACCTCCTCTATCCATGTTTGGTGGTCCACCCCCACCACCTCCGCCAATAGGAAGAGGCccacctccacctcctccgcccATGTTTGGTGGCccacctccacctcctccgcccACAGGACGAGGCCCACCTCCACCACCCCCTCCTGGAAGTCGGGCACCCGGTCCACCAGCACCTCCAGGACCTCCTAGACCTCCAGGTGTTGGACCACCCCCACCACCACCATTTGGTACAAAAGGACCAGCAGTAGATGGGAGAGGGTTATCTGCAAGTGGTGGGCGTGTGCCTTCACGTCCTCCTGGTATGTTAGGTGCTCCGGCACCTCGAAGATCTACCTTAAAACCACTTCATTGGAGCAAGGTTACTAGGGCATTACAAGGAAGCTTGTGGGAAGAATTGCAGAGATATGGAGAACCTCAAGT TGCACCAGAATTTGATGTGTTGGAACTTGAGACTCTATTCTCTGCGACAGTGCCAAAGTCAGATAGTGCAGGAGGCAAATCTGGTGGTCGCCGGAAGTCTGCTGGATCTAAGCCTGAAAAAGTCCATATG GTTGACCTTAGGAGGGCAAATAATACCGAAATTATGCTCACCAAAGTGAAAATGCCACTTCCAGACATGATG GCTGCAGTACTTGCTTTGGATGAATCAATTTTAGATGCGGATCAAGTTGAAAATCTTATTAAATTTTGTCCAACAAAGGAAGAGATGGAACTTCTCAAG GGATACACGGGAGACCTTGATAATTTGGGCAAATGTGAACAG TTTTTCCTGGAGCTAATGAAGGTGCCACGAGTGGAATCTAAACTAAGAGTTTTCTTATTCAAGATTCTGTTCTATTCTCAG GTTTCTGATTTCAAAAAAAGCTTGACCATCGTAAATTCTTCTTGTGAAGAG GTTCGACAATCCCTCAAACTGAAAGAAATCATGAAGAAAATTTTATACCTTGGAAATACTTTGAATCAGGGAACTGCCAGAG GTGCAGCGATTGGATTCAAGTTGGACAGTCTTTTGAAACTCACTGACACACGTGCCTCCAATAGCAAGATGACACTCATGCATTATCTGTGTAAG GTACTTGCATCTAAATCACCATCTCTTTTAGACTTTCACAAAGATCTTATTAGCCTGGAAACGGCCTCAAAG ATACAATTGAAATCTTTGGCTGAGGAAATGCAAGCCATTATCAAGGGCTTAGAAAAGGTAAAGCAGGAGTTGGCTACTTCAGAGAATGATGGTCCTGTATCTGAAACTTTTCGCAGG AATTTGACAGAATTTGTCGGTGCTGCTGAGATAGAAGTGTCCTCCGTAACAAATCTGTATTCCACTGCG GGAAGAAATGCAGATGCACTAGCTCTATATTTTGGTGAGGATCCAGCCCGATGCCCATTTGAGCAAG TTACTGCAACCCTCTTAAACTTTGTGAGGTTGTTTCAGAAAGCTCGTGAAGAAAACTGTAAACAGGCTGAACTAGAAAAGAAGAAAGCTCAAAAGGAGGCTGAAATGGAGAATGCGAAGGGAATAAATCTAACCAAGAAAGGCGTAAAAGATTGA
- the LOC140803272 gene encoding formin-like protein 20 isoform X2, with protein sequence MALFRRFFYRKPPDRLLEISERVYVFDCCFSTDVLDEDEYRSYMNGIVAQLQDHYPDAAFMVFNFKEGERRSQLSDVLSQYDMTVMDYPRQYEGCPLLPLEMIHHFLRSSESWLSLEGQQNVLLMHCERGGWPVLAFMLAGLLLYRKQYTGEQKTLEMVYKQAPRELLHLLSPLNPQPSQLRYLQYISRRNFGSDWPPSDTPLALDFIIFRNLPLYDGGRGCRPVVRVYGQDPSLKESTRSSKLLFSSSKLKKHIRLYSQEECELVKIGIHCRVQGDVVLECIHFENDLAREEIILRVMLHTAFVRSNVLILARDEVDVLWDAKYQFSKEFRAEVLFSDLNSLPFITTVETESDDGNETEGASPEEFFEAEEIFSSVIDGQEGKGGETNDLTAQASARVDENHHKEILKDELDHHAFQDCAADEAIHIQDIKVDSNNKFVRNGKLESMLGISDVSTNAVTISVNAGMHGNFEEKNKESLEPLSVMEKIENQGSQQNSFADNDNQKLVKGFSMVTIKQPVTNLKPASDAASSNKKTKQQESLGSLARQAKPTSVSRWIPTNKGSYTNSMHVYYPPSRHNSAPAALSLGKGSPGEKSKSPSFTASSESTATTDRPIASGHGKHSSCPSSLDLSPVREVSSTSLPSSPKVESEAHEHIPAPSFPPQPPPPPPPPIFSSASAAIAFPKSSPRPPPPPSLPHSQSTDFTQLLSSTLSPSLPSKNSNLSTNSGVTFLPPSPPPPPPPPPPPPPPPPPSNFSNFQNISRNFPSIPPPPPPPPPPAPPSNLSNFQNVSRILPSKPPSPPPPPPPLPPWSSRSYVLALTPNSPPAPPPPPFTHVSFSQRSSNIEIPLPPSPASLGIQFNHQPTPPIHGVPNFPLRGAPPPPPPPPPPLLGTTQSLSSAPPPPPVHRAPLPPSTRVSSPPPPPPPPPLPLLGTTPSLSSAPPPPPVHRAPLPPSMRVPPPPPPINRVPEPPLPPPMLRALVPPPPPSFPGAPIPPPPPPGGPPSPTPPPTHGAPTPPPPPMFCGPPPPPPSIGRGPPPPPPPPPLGGPPPPPHSPMFGCSPPPPPPPPRGPTPPPPPGGPTPRLTRGAPPPPPLSMFGGPPPPPPPIGRGPPPPPPPMFGGPPPPPPPTGRGPPPPPPPGSRAPGPPAPPGPPRPPGVGPPPPPPFGTKGPAVDGRGLSASGGRVPSRPPGMLGAPAPRRSTLKPLHWSKVTRALQGSLWEELQRYGEPQVAPEFDVLELETLFSATVPKSDSAGGKSGGRRKSAGSKPEKVHMVDLRRANNTEIMLTKVKMPLPDMMAAVLALDESILDADQVENLIKFCPTKEEMELLKGYTGDLDNLGKCEQFFLELMKVPRVESKLRVFLFKILFYSQVSDFKKSLTIVNSSCEEVRQSLKLKEIMKKILYLGNTLNQGTARGAAIGFKLDSLLKLTDTRASNSKMTLMHYLCKCMADGREMVG encoded by the exons ATGGCGCTGTTCAGACGCTTCTTCTATAGGAAGCCGCCTGATCGGCTTCTTGAGATTTCTGAAAGGGTATATG TGTTCGATTGCTGCTTCTCCACTGATGTGCTTGATGAAGATGAATACCGATCATACATGAATGGGATTGTGGCTCAGTTACAAGATCACTACCCTGACGCTGCTTTTATGGTTTTTAATTTCAAAGAAGGGGAACGGCGGAGCCAACTCTCTGATGTATTATCTCAGTATGATATGACAGTCATGGATTACCCTCGGCAATATGAAGGGTGTCCCCTTTTACCATTGGAGATGATCCACCATTTCTTAAGATCCAGTGAGAGCTGGTTATCCCTCGAGGGCCAGCAAAATGTTCTTTTGATGCATTGTGAAAGGGGAGGATGGCCTGTCCTTGCATTTATGCTCGCTGGTCTTCTTCTTTACAGAAAACAGTACACTGGTGAGCAGAAGACTTTGGAAATGGTGTACAAGCAGGCACCGAGGGAGCTTCTTCATCTTTTGTCTCCTTTGAATCCACAGCCATCTCAACTTAGATATCTTCAGTACATTTCTAGGAGAAATTTTGGGTCTGATTGGCCCCCATCAGATACACCTCTGGCTTTGGactttataatatttagaaACCTTCCGCTATATGATGGTGGGAGAGGATGCCGACCTGTAGTTCGTGTATATGGTCAGGATCCTTCTTTGAAAGAATCCACTAGAAGTTCAAAGCTTTTGTTTTCATCTTCTAAATTGAAAAAGCATATTCGTCTGTATAGTCAG GAAGAGTGTGAACTAGTGAAAATTGGTATTCATTGCCGTGTTCAAGGAGATGTCGTTCTTGAATGTATCCATTTTGAAAATGATCTAGCGAGGGAGGAAATAATATTAAGAGTTATGTTGCATACTGCATTTGTCAGGTCAAATGTTTTGATACTGGCCCGTGATGAAGTCGATGTTCTCTGGGATGCCAAATACCAATTTTCAAAGGAATTCAGAGCAGAG GTGCTCTTTTCAGACTTAAATTCTCTTCCTTTCATTACCACCGTAGAAACAGAAAGTGATGATGGCAATGAAACCGAAGGTGCTTCACCCGAGGAATTTTTTGAGGCAGAAGAGATCTTCAGCAGTGTAATTGATGGTCAGGAGGGCAAGGGAGGGGAGACTAATGACCTTACAGCCCAAGCTAGCGCTCGAGTTGATGAAAATCATCACAAAGAAATCTTGAAGGATGAGTTGGATCATCATGCATTTCAAGATTGTGCCGCAGATGAGGcaattcacatacaagacatcaAGGTGGATTCAAATAATAAATTCGTACGTAATGGAAAATTAGAATCCATGTTGGGGATATCTGATGTGTCTACTAACGCAGTAACCATATCTGTAAATGCCGGTATGCATGgaaattttgaagaaaagaaCAAGGAAAGTCTGGAACCGCTCTCTGTAATGGAGAAGATTGAAAATCAAGGTTCACAACAGAATTCTTTCGCTGATAATGATAATCAGAAGTTGGTTAAGGGGTTCTCAATGGTCACAATCAAGCAGCCAGTCACCAATTTAAAACCTGCTTCAGATGCTGCTAGTTCCAATAAGAAAACTAAGCAGCAAGAGTCGCTGGGTTCCCTAGCAAGACAAGCAAAGCCAACTTCTGTATCCAGGTGGATACCTACTAATAAAGGTTCTTACACTAATTCAATGCATGTATATTATCCTCCGTCAAGACATAACAGTGCTCCTGCAGCACTATCTCTTGGCAAGGGTTCCCCAGGGGAAAAATCTAAATCCCCATCTTTTACTGCATCTTCAGAATCTACAGCTACAACTGACAGGCCAATTGCATCAGGCCATGGGAAGCATTCATCTTGTCCATCATCATTAGATTTGTCGCCCGTACGAGAGGTCTCTTCCACAAGTCTACCCTCATCACCAAAGGTAGAGAGTGAGGCCCATGAACATATTCCAGCTCCATCATTTCCTCCTCAACCGCCAccacctcctccacctccaATATTTTCATCTGCAAGTGCTGCCATTGCTTTTCCTAAAAGCTCACCACGCCCTCCCCCACCTCCTTCCCTGCCACATTCTCAAAGTACAGATTTTACTCAGTTGCTGTCTTCTACTCTATCACCATCCCTGCCTTCTAAAAATTCAAACTTAAGTACCAATTCGGGGGTGACTTTTCTCCCACCatctcctccacctccaccaccaccaccaccaccaccaccaccaccaccaccaccttcCAACTTTTCCAATTTTCAGAACATTAGTCGAAATTTTCCATCAATACCTCCGCCTCcgcctccacctccaccacctGCTCCACCTTCCAACCTTTCTAATTTTCAGAATGTTAGTCGGATTTTACCATCTAAACCTCCGTCAccgcctcctcctcctcctcctcttcCTCCTTGGTCATCTAGGAGTTATGTTCTAGCACTTACGCCAAATTCCCCACCCGCACCACCGCCTCCACCGTTTACTCATGTATCCTTCTCGCAAAGATCTTCCAATATAGAGATACCTCTACCTCCATCTCCGGCTTCACTTGGCATCCAATTTAACCACCAACCAACACCTCCAATCCACGGGGTCCCAAATTTTCCCTTACGTGGagctccaccacctccacctccacctccccCTCCATTGCTTGGCACTACGCAATCCTTGTCTTCTGCACCGCCGCCACCCCCTGTTCATAGGGCACCACTCCCTCCATCTACGAGGGTGTCatctccacctccacctccccCTCCACCTCCACTTCCGTTGCTTGGCACTACGCCATCCTTGTCTTCTGCACCGCCACCACCCCCTGTTCATAGGGCACCACTCCCTCCATCTATGAGGGtgccacctccacctccaccaatCAATAGAGTCCCTGAACCACCTTTGCCTCCTCCTATGCTCCGGGCCTTAGTGCCGCCACCACCACCTTCTTTTCCAGGTGCCCCAATACCACCTCCGCCACCTCCTGGTGGTCCACCTTCACCTACACCTCCTCCTACACATGGAGCCCCAACGCCACCTCCTCCACCCATGTTTTGTGGCccacctccaccacctccaTCCATAGGTAGAGGCCCacctccaccacctcctcctccaccCCTCGGAGGCCCACCTCCACCACCTCATTCGCCCATGTTTGGTTGCTCGCctccacctcctcctcctcctcctagaGGCCCaacacctcctcctcctcctggaGGCCCAACACCTCGTCTTACACGTGGAGCCCCACCTCCACCTCCTCTATCCATGTTTGGTGGTCCACCCCCACCACCTCCGCCAATAGGAAGAGGCccacctccacctcctccgcccATGTTTGGTGGCccacctccacctcctccgcccACAGGACGAGGCCCACCTCCACCACCCCCTCCTGGAAGTCGGGCACCCGGTCCACCAGCACCTCCAGGACCTCCTAGACCTCCAGGTGTTGGACCACCCCCACCACCACCATTTGGTACAAAAGGACCAGCAGTAGATGGGAGAGGGTTATCTGCAAGTGGTGGGCGTGTGCCTTCACGTCCTCCTGGTATGTTAGGTGCTCCGGCACCTCGAAGATCTACCTTAAAACCACTTCATTGGAGCAAGGTTACTAGGGCATTACAAGGAAGCTTGTGGGAAGAATTGCAGAGATATGGAGAACCTCAAGT TGCACCAGAATTTGATGTGTTGGAACTTGAGACTCTATTCTCTGCGACAGTGCCAAAGTCAGATAGTGCAGGAGGCAAATCTGGTGGTCGCCGGAAGTCTGCTGGATCTAAGCCTGAAAAAGTCCATATG GTTGACCTTAGGAGGGCAAATAATACCGAAATTATGCTCACCAAAGTGAAAATGCCACTTCCAGACATGATG GCTGCAGTACTTGCTTTGGATGAATCAATTTTAGATGCGGATCAAGTTGAAAATCTTATTAAATTTTGTCCAACAAAGGAAGAGATGGAACTTCTCAAG GGATACACGGGAGACCTTGATAATTTGGGCAAATGTGAACAG TTTTTCCTGGAGCTAATGAAGGTGCCACGAGTGGAATCTAAACTAAGAGTTTTCTTATTCAAGATTCTGTTCTATTCTCAG GTTTCTGATTTCAAAAAAAGCTTGACCATCGTAAATTCTTCTTGTGAAGAG GTTCGACAATCCCTCAAACTGAAAGAAATCATGAAGAAAATTTTATACCTTGGAAATACTTTGAATCAGGGAACTGCCAGAG GTGCAGCGATTGGATTCAAGTTGGACAGTCTTTTGAAACTCACTGACACACGTGCCTCCAATAGCAAGATGACACTCATGCATTATCTGTGTAAG TGCATGGCTGATGGAAGGGAGATGGTGGGATGA